CCTACCAGAAGCTGGTGGCGAGCCTCGAATCGTCGAACCAGGAGCCGACCGTCGCGATCCTCCCAAGCGCCGCGGAAGGGGAGGGCGAGGCGCAGGGTTCGGTCGCCTCGATCGGCGACCTACGCGACCGCTGGAGCCGGTTGACAGATGTGCATCAGTTCTTCGGCATGCTGAAGACGCTGAAGCTCAGCCGTCGCGAGCGGTGCGTATGGTGGGGCAGGACTATGCCTGGCTGCTCGACAATGATGCGGTAAGCGCCATGTTCCATCACGCCGCTGCAGGCGGGATGCCGATCATGTGCTTCGTGGGCAACCGCGGCTGCATCCAGATCCATTCCGGCCCGATCAAGTCGGTCAAGCCGATGGGACCATGGATCAATGTGCTCGACGAGACCTTCCACCTGCATCTGAGGACCGACCACATCCACGAAGTCTGGGCGGTGCGCAAGCCGACCAAGGACGGCCATGTCACCTCGCTGGAGGCCTACGATGCCAATGGCAGCATGATCATCCAGTTCTTCGGCAAGCGCCATGAAGGCGAACGCGAGCGGGAAGACTGGCGTTTCCTGGCCGAGAACCTACCGCGCATTCCCAGCCCCACCGCTGCATAAGGTAGGACCCAATGCGCTTTGTTCTCAGTTTCCGCGCGGCCCTTACGCCGATGCTCGGTGTCCTGCTTGCCCTCGCTATGCAGCCTGCCAAGGCGGAAGAAGGCACGACCGTCTTTTCGGACACCTCGCGGATCGCCTCCATAGGCGGCTCGATCACCGAGATCCTCTACGCGCTCGGCGAGGAGGGCCGTCTCGTGGCCCGCGATTCGACCAGCACCTATCCCGAGGCGGCGGCGAAGCTGCCGGATGTCGGTTACATGCGCGCGCTGTCGCCCGAGGGTGTCCTGTCGGTCAATCCGACCGGAATCCTGGCGCTGCAGGGCAGCGGCCCGAAAGAAGCGGTCGACGTGCTGAAGAAATCAAGCGTGCCTTTCATCGAGGTGCCGGATCACTTCAACCATGAGGGCATCCTCGAAAATATCCGCATCGTCGGCAAGGCGCTGGGCGTCGAGGCCAAGGCCGAGAAGCTCGCCGCTGAGACGGACGCGAAGCTGACGGCCGCCGAAAGGCAGACGGCCTCGATCAAGGACCGCAA
This region of Mesorhizobium sp. M2A.F.Ca.ET.046.03.2.1 genomic DNA includes:
- a CDS encoding hemin ABC transporter substrate-binding protein, encoding MRFVLSFRAALTPMLGVLLALAMQPAKAEEGTTVFSDTSRIASIGGSITEILYALGEEGRLVARDSTSTYPEAAAKLPDVGYMRALSPEGVLSVNPTGILALQGSGPKEAVDVLKKSSVPFIEVPDHFNHEGILENIRIVGKALGVEAKAEKLAAETDAKLTAAERQTASIKDRKRVLFVLSTQGGKILAAGSDTAADGIIKLAGAVNAVEGFSGYKGMTDEAIVSAKPDVILTMKGGGPPISEDELFANPAVASTPAGTNRKMINMDGGYLLGFGPRTAEAIHDLAVSIYGNQVTD